A window of Metabacillus sp. B2-18 contains these coding sequences:
- a CDS encoding response regulator transcription factor, which translates to MFKLLVIEDDMTLFNEVKDRLAGWSYEVHGITDFSKVMEEFISINPELVIIDIQLPKFDGFHWCRMIRSQSNVPIIFLSSRDHPTDMVMSMQLGADDFIQKPFHFDVLIAKIQAILRRVYDYSIEQLTVKTWCNATVDFERNTVVNDVGSIELTKNEMFILKILIQHKNKIVSRENIINQLWDDKRFVSDNTLTVNVNRLRKRLDEISLGSFIETKVGQGYMAVEEV; encoded by the coding sequence TTGTTTAAACTTTTAGTTATTGAAGATGATATGACCCTATTTAACGAAGTAAAAGACCGATTAGCTGGCTGGTCTTATGAGGTGCATGGGATTACTGATTTTAGCAAGGTCATGGAGGAGTTCATTTCTATTAATCCAGAGCTCGTCATCATTGATATACAGCTTCCTAAATTTGATGGATTTCATTGGTGCCGAATGATTAGATCACAATCAAATGTTCCAATTATTTTTCTCTCTTCAAGAGATCACCCCACTGATATGGTGATGTCTATGCAGCTTGGTGCCGATGACTTTATTCAAAAGCCCTTTCACTTTGATGTTCTCATTGCTAAAATTCAAGCGATTCTTCGCAGAGTTTATGATTATAGCATTGAACAGCTAACAGTGAAAACATGGTGCAATGCCACAGTTGATTTTGAAAGAAATACTGTGGTCAATGATGTTGGTTCTATAGAACTGACAAAAAATGAAATGTTTATCTTAAAAATATTAATTCAACATAAAAACAAGATTGTTAGCCGGGAGAACATTATCAATCAGCTATGGGATGATAAGCGTTTTGTTAGTGATAATACATTAACTGTTAATGTAAATCGCTTGCGGAAACGGTTGGATGAGATTTCATTAGGAAGTTTTATTGAAACCAAAGTCGGACAAGGCTATATGGCCGTAGAAGAGGTATAA
- a CDS encoding ABC transporter ATP-binding protein produces MARLYTNNLEIGYGERLIVKDLSIEIPDKKITTIIGSNGCGKSTLLKAITRIIPHQSGTVILDGEDISKGNTKLLAKKMAILPQTPESARGLTVGELVSYGRFPYQKGFGRLTKKDYEVIDWALDVTGTIDFKFRPVDALSGGQRQRVWIAMALAQETDIIFLDEPTTYLDMAHQLEVLELLQKLNKEQERTIVMVLHDLNQAARFADYIIALKDGQVIKAGDCEEVITHDVLRDVFNIDAEIGKDPRTNKPMCITYNLLKKNSSAIHSTAVI; encoded by the coding sequence ATGGCTCGCCTATATACAAATAACTTAGAAATTGGTTATGGTGAACGACTGATTGTTAAAGACTTAAGTATAGAAATTCCAGATAAAAAGATAACAACAATTATTGGTTCAAACGGTTGCGGAAAATCCACTTTATTAAAAGCCATTACAAGAATCATTCCGCACCAATCTGGAACTGTCATATTAGATGGAGAAGATATTTCCAAGGGAAACACCAAGCTTCTTGCAAAGAAGATGGCAATTCTCCCCCAAACACCTGAAAGTGCGAGAGGTTTAACAGTTGGTGAACTTGTTTCTTATGGACGCTTTCCTTATCAAAAAGGCTTTGGTCGCTTAACAAAGAAAGATTATGAAGTCATTGATTGGGCACTTGATGTGACAGGAACAATTGACTTTAAGTTCCGACCAGTTGATGCGCTATCAGGTGGGCAACGTCAGCGTGTGTGGATTGCTATGGCCCTTGCTCAGGAAACAGACATCATCTTTTTAGATGAACCAACTACATATTTAGATATGGCTCACCAATTGGAAGTATTAGAGCTTCTTCAAAAGTTAAATAAAGAGCAAGAGCGCACAATTGTTATGGTTTTGCATGACTTAAACCAAGCTGCACGCTTTGCTGACTATATCATCGCATTAAAGGACGGTCAGGTCATTAAAGCGGGTGATTGTGAGGAAGTTATCACACATGATGTGTTAAGGGATGTTTTTAACATTGATGCTGAAATTGGCAAAGATCCACGTACAAATAAACCGATGTGTATAACTTATAATTTATTAAAAAAGAATTCTTCTGCTATTCACTCTACTGCTGTTATTTGA
- a CDS encoding ABC transporter permease, with protein MTTNQLIFRSLKKNLKNYYLYAFALIFSVALYFAFVTLQYDPSMDEAKGTVKGAAAVKTASILLVAIVSIFLLYANNIFIKRRSKEIGLFQLIGMTKAEIFRILSTENLILYFGSLSIGIFIGFSFSKLITMILYKTTAVDEIATLHFSWQALVQTILIFVAIYLLIIGMNSLFIKKQSILSLFRVTSTTEGKVKKISVIETIIGVLGLALIILGYYVSSKLFGGDFTTINVLFFAMTFILASVIIGTYLFYKSSVRFIANIIRRKKGGYLNINEVLSLSSIMFRMKSNALLLTIITTVSALAIGLLSLSYISYYSAEKQAQNSVPDDFAITNVEDADTFKDELEASNIAYNEKKMEVLQVNTNLSNILDAKLEGLNYHPSAMPMPVISEKALKDIDVAADETLFTGYNDFLQKFMKMKNSGQIELKGKNEVISQKLIGIEKHYPISWYFTSGGTPTAVVDESTFERLKQDLEQEIQRESSIYIGLNINDEGNIQKANDLFQKLGFDQNEAHDSQLAMANGQKRTMGLAMFIVGFLGLTFLITSGCILYFKQMDEGEDEKPNYTILRKLGYTQGDLLNGIRMKQIYNFGIPLFVGLLHSYFAVQSGWFLFGTEVWTPMIMVMVVYTALYSIFGILSVLHYKKVIKEAL; from the coding sequence ATGACCACTAATCAGCTTATATTTAGAAGCTTAAAGAAAAATCTTAAGAACTATTATCTCTATGCGTTTGCTTTAATTTTTAGTGTTGCTCTTTATTTTGCATTCGTTACCTTGCAATATGATCCCTCTATGGATGAAGCAAAGGGTACAGTCAAAGGAGCAGCAGCTGTTAAAACAGCATCCATTTTACTTGTAGCGATTGTGAGTATTTTCCTTTTATATGCAAACAACATTTTTATCAAAAGACGTAGTAAAGAAATAGGATTATTTCAATTGATTGGGATGACAAAAGCTGAAATCTTTCGGATTCTAAGTACAGAAAATCTTATTCTCTACTTCGGCTCTTTATCTATAGGCATCTTTATCGGCTTTTCTTTTTCAAAGCTAATTACCATGATTTTATATAAAACAACAGCGGTTGATGAGATTGCTACCTTGCATTTTTCTTGGCAAGCTCTTGTCCAAACGATTTTGATATTTGTGGCAATCTATCTGCTAATTATCGGAATGAACTCCTTATTTATTAAGAAGCAAAGCATTCTCTCTCTTTTTCGAGTAACTTCTACAACAGAAGGAAAAGTGAAGAAAATATCAGTTATAGAAACCATAATTGGGGTTTTAGGATTAGCTCTTATTATATTAGGCTATTATGTGTCTTCTAAATTATTTGGTGGGGATTTTACAACGATTAATGTGTTATTTTTTGCGATGACCTTTATTTTAGCTTCCGTAATTATTGGAACCTACCTTTTTTATAAGAGCTCAGTCCGCTTTATTGCAAACATTATTAGAAGGAAAAAAGGTGGATATTTAAATATTAACGAGGTTTTATCTCTTTCTTCTATTATGTTTCGGATGAAATCTAATGCTCTTTTACTTACCATTATTACAACTGTTTCAGCTCTAGCAATTGGCTTGCTGTCTCTCAGTTATATTTCTTATTATTCGGCTGAAAAGCAAGCACAAAATAGTGTTCCTGATGACTTTGCTATAACAAATGTTGAAGATGCAGATACGTTTAAAGATGAATTAGAGGCTTCTAATATAGCATATAATGAAAAGAAAATGGAGGTTCTCCAAGTCAATACGAACCTATCGAATATTTTAGACGCTAAATTAGAAGGGTTAAATTACCATCCAAGTGCTATGCCAATGCCTGTTATTAGTGAGAAGGCACTTAAGGATATTGATGTTGCAGCAGATGAAACTCTTTTTACTGGCTATAATGATTTTCTGCAAAAGTTTATGAAAATGAAAAACTCCGGTCAAATTGAACTGAAGGGAAAAAATGAAGTCATTTCACAAAAGCTTATTGGAATAGAAAAACATTATCCTATTTCATGGTATTTTACCAGTGGTGGAACACCTACCGCAGTTGTTGACGAATCTACATTTGAGCGTTTAAAACAGGATCTTGAACAGGAAATACAAAGAGAATCTTCTATTTATATCGGGTTAAATATTAATGATGAAGGTAATATACAAAAAGCTAATGACCTTTTTCAAAAGCTGGGGTTTGACCAGAATGAAGCACATGATTCACAACTAGCTATGGCAAACGGTCAAAAGAGGACAATGGGGTTAGCGATGTTTATCGTCGGATTTTTAGGATTAACCTTTCTGATTACGTCAGGATGTATTCTTTACTTCAAACAAATGGATGAAGGTGAAGATGAAAAACCAAATTATACGATCTTAAGGAAGCTTGGATATACTCAAGGAGATCTACTTAATGGAATTAGAATGAAACAAATTTATAACTTCGGTATTCCATTGTTTGTTGGTTTACTTCATAGTTATTTTGCTGTTCAATCTGGATGGTTTTTATTTGGAACTGAGGTATGGACACCGATGATTATGGTAATGGTTGTTTATACTGCGTTATATTCAATATTTGGTATTTTGTCTGTTTTACATTATAAAAAAGTGATAAAAGAAGCTTTATAG
- a CDS encoding Dabb family protein, translating into MIQRTVLIKFEETTTQEQYQEMISRFTALKNVLTGIVEIHAGLNLAEKSKEYQIVLMVRFEDQAALDAYAANEDHQAVAAFIRDSGRIDSIGVDIEI; encoded by the coding sequence ATGATTCAACGTACTGTACTTATTAAATTCGAAGAAACAACAACACAAGAACAATATCAAGAAATGATTAGTCGTTTTACAGCATTAAAGAACGTGTTAACTGGCATTGTTGAAATTCATGCAGGTCTTAACCTTGCTGAGAAAAGCAAAGAATATCAAATTGTTTTAATGGTTCGCTTTGAGGATCAAGCAGCCCTTGATGCTTATGCAGCTAACGAAGATCATCAAGCTGTTGCAGCATTCATTCGCGATTCTGGTAGAATTGACAGCATCGGTGTAGATATTGAAATTTAA
- a CDS encoding oxidoreductase, with protein sequence MIKKIAVVTGASSGFGMLTALELAKNGYEVIATMRDQKRNTTLLSEANSSGIADNITIHELDVTSAESVSLFKELVGRVGQVDVLVNNAGFAGAGFVEEIPIDEYRSQFETNVFGAIAVTQAVLPIMRKKSKGKIINVSSISGRVGFPGLSPYVSSKYALEGWSESLRLEVKSFGIDVILVEPGSFQTNIWTRGKKVTENSLKKESPYYEMMRKLEDHIESGSSKFENPKNVARLITAIALKNKPTMRYAIGRGVKMTLLFKMLVPWTIFEKIVLSKLR encoded by the coding sequence ATGATAAAGAAAATAGCTGTTGTTACAGGAGCTTCAAGCGGGTTTGGAATGTTAACAGCATTAGAGTTAGCGAAAAATGGATACGAAGTTATTGCAACTATGCGTGATCAAAAAAGGAACACAACTCTTTTAAGTGAGGCTAATAGCTCTGGAATAGCGGATAATATAACAATTCATGAATTAGATGTGACATCAGCAGAATCAGTTAGTCTATTTAAGGAATTAGTGGGAAGGGTAGGGCAAGTAGATGTATTGGTTAATAACGCAGGATTTGCAGGAGCTGGCTTTGTAGAGGAAATTCCAATTGATGAGTATCGAAGTCAGTTTGAAACAAATGTTTTTGGTGCAATAGCTGTCACACAAGCTGTACTTCCAATAATGAGGAAGAAGTCCAAAGGAAAAATAATTAATGTTAGCAGCATTAGTGGTAGAGTTGGTTTTCCAGGCTTATCACCGTACGTTTCTTCAAAGTATGCGTTAGAAGGGTGGAGTGAGTCACTCCGACTAGAAGTAAAGTCATTTGGTATAGACGTAATATTAGTAGAGCCAGGCTCATTTCAAACAAATATATGGACGAGGGGAAAGAAGGTAACTGAGAATTCTCTCAAAAAAGAGTCACCTTATTATGAAATGATGAGGAAGCTTGAAGATCATATAGAAAGTGGATCAAGTAAGTTTGAAAATCCAAAGAACGTAGCAAGGCTAATCACAGCCATTGCATTAAAGAATAAACCTACCATGCGTTATGCAATCGGAAGAGGGGTTAAGATGACGCTCCTTTTTAAAATGTTGGTGCCGTGGACGATATTCGAAAAAATCGTATTAAGTAAGTTAAGGTAG
- a CDS encoding sensor histidine kinase → MIKTYLLERRSWIVFFIFQNLLLLFIAYIDPKISLPSIVYVTFLMTLILLLFLAFRYQKETKFYKALQEREKDFDLTRLMKPDSPFEQMIESSFIEQIDYLKTIASKNQVMLEQEKDDLLSWIHEVKTPLTAMHLMVEKIEDDTLKSQITYEWLRIHLLLDQQLHQKRLLFIENDLLIERTDLEALLFQELKTLQSWCIQKGIGFDIDLQKTEVLSDTKWLAFIVRQLLTNAVKYSKNSDIHIKSYQQDEHTYLQIQDFGRGIDVKDLPRIFDKGFTSTTNHDDQSATGMGLYLAKKVAKPLLIEITIQSEVGVGTTIILTFPKRNDFVNVMSM, encoded by the coding sequence ATGATAAAAACATATCTTCTGGAGCGACGAAGCTGGATTGTCTTTTTTATTTTCCAAAACCTGCTTCTCCTTTTTATTGCCTATATTGACCCAAAAATTTCGCTACCATCTATAGTGTATGTAACCTTCTTAATGACCCTTATTTTACTCCTATTCCTTGCTTTTCGTTATCAAAAAGAAACAAAGTTTTATAAAGCTTTACAGGAACGGGAAAAAGATTTTGATTTAACGCGCTTAATGAAGCCTGACAGTCCGTTTGAGCAGATGATAGAAAGTAGTTTTATTGAGCAAATAGACTACTTAAAAACGATAGCCTCAAAAAATCAAGTCATGTTAGAGCAGGAAAAAGATGATTTATTATCATGGATTCATGAAGTGAAAACCCCTCTAACAGCCATGCATTTAATGGTTGAAAAAATAGAAGATGATACATTGAAATCCCAGATAACCTATGAGTGGCTTAGAATTCACTTACTTCTTGATCAGCAGCTTCATCAAAAACGATTGCTTTTTATTGAGAATGATTTGCTAATAGAAAGAACAGACTTAGAAGCTTTGTTGTTTCAGGAACTAAAAACCTTACAATCATGGTGCATTCAAAAAGGAATTGGTTTTGATATCGATCTTCAAAAAACAGAAGTATTAAGCGATACAAAATGGCTTGCTTTCATTGTAAGACAGCTTCTAACAAATGCTGTTAAGTATAGTAAAAACTCTGATATTCATATTAAAAGCTATCAACAAGATGAACATACATACTTACAAATACAAGACTTTGGTCGAGGAATAGATGTGAAAGATCTCCCTCGTATATTCGATAAAGGCTTTACCTCTACAACCAATCATGATGACCAATCAGCCACAGGAATGGGATTGTATCTCGCAAAAAAAGTAGCTAAACCCTTGTTAATTGAGATTACCATTCAATCCGAGGTGGGCGTAGGAACAACCATTATACTTACCTTTCCAAAAAGAAATGACTTTGTGAATGTAATGAGCATGTGA
- a CDS encoding ABC transporter ATP-binding protein, whose protein sequence is MNILEATKIHKSFGNKFNKQEVLKGIDITIKQGEFVSIMGASGSGKTTLLNVLSSIDRVSSGSIMIQGNEMTKLKDKQLAQFRKNHLGFIFQDYNLLDTLTVKENILLPLSITKTPKKEADQKFQDLATALGIYELKDKYPNEISGGQKQRTSAARAFIHQPSIIFADEPTGALDSKSASDLLHKLSELNQNRQSTILMVTHDPTAASFCNRVIFIKDGQIYTQLNKGAQDRQRFFQDIIKTQGVLGGVKYDH, encoded by the coding sequence ATGAATATTTTAGAAGCAACGAAAATCCATAAAAGCTTTGGCAATAAGTTTAATAAACAAGAGGTTTTAAAGGGAATAGATATCACGATTAAACAAGGTGAGTTTGTTAGTATTATGGGGGCATCCGGTTCAGGGAAAACCACGCTACTGAATGTCCTTTCCTCCATTGACCGAGTCAGCAGTGGTTCTATTATGATCCAAGGCAATGAAATGACGAAGCTTAAAGATAAACAACTTGCACAATTTCGAAAAAATCATTTGGGTTTTATTTTTCAAGATTATAATCTGTTAGATACTCTTACTGTGAAAGAAAACATCCTTCTTCCATTATCTATCACAAAAACACCTAAAAAAGAAGCTGATCAAAAGTTTCAAGACTTGGCTACTGCCTTAGGCATTTATGAACTAAAAGATAAATATCCAAATGAAATATCCGGTGGGCAAAAACAGCGAACATCTGCAGCAAGGGCGTTTATTCACCAACCGAGTATTATTTTTGCAGATGAGCCTACAGGAGCTCTTGATTCAAAATCTGCTTCAGATTTATTGCATAAGTTAAGTGAGTTAAATCAAAACCGTCAGTCTACCATTTTGATGGTCACACATGATCCAACTGCGGCAAGCTTCTGTAATCGAGTGATTTTTATAAAAGATGGACAAATTTATACTCAATTAAATAAAGGTGCGCAAGATCGACAACGCTTCTTCCAGGATATTATCAAAACTCAAGGTGTATTAGGTGGTGTAAAATATGACCACTAA
- a CDS encoding NAD(P)/FAD-dependent oxidoreductase has translation MDSQELFDVTVIGGGPAGLYSAFYSGLREMKTKIIEFQPHLGGKIHVYPEKMIWDVGGQTPILGERLIQQLVQQGLTFDPTVVLNEKVESISRNEEGIFILHTSSGEKHYSKTVIVAVGSGILNPQKLEIEGAEKFEVSNLHYTVKSLKRFKNKTVIISGGGNSAIDWANELEPIAEKVIVTYRKGELNGHEAQISQLMKSKAECYFHTSITKLVAGANHEEIESVELTNHQTGEVTYLPIDEVVINHGYERDSSLLQNSDVQVSLKDQFYISGNATSESSIEGIYAAGDILAHDGKLHLIAGAFQDAANAVNKAKQYIQPDATKVGMVSSHNEVFKDRNRELVKRMIN, from the coding sequence ATGGACTCACAGGAACTGTTTGATGTAACTGTTATTGGGGGAGGACCAGCAGGACTTTACTCAGCCTTTTATAGTGGATTAAGAGAAATGAAAACAAAAATCATTGAATTTCAGCCACATTTAGGCGGGAAAATTCATGTTTATCCGGAAAAGATGATTTGGGACGTTGGGGGACAGACCCCAATTCTTGGAGAAAGGCTAATTCAACAGCTTGTCCAGCAAGGCCTAACCTTTGACCCAACAGTTGTATTAAATGAAAAAGTGGAGTCCATCTCACGTAATGAAGAAGGAATCTTTATTTTACATACATCTTCAGGGGAAAAGCATTATTCCAAAACAGTGATTGTTGCTGTTGGCAGTGGAATACTAAATCCTCAAAAGCTTGAAATTGAAGGTGCTGAAAAATTTGAGGTATCTAACTTACATTACACAGTAAAATCCTTAAAACGTTTTAAAAATAAAACAGTCATTATATCTGGTGGAGGTAACTCAGCAATTGACTGGGCAAACGAATTAGAGCCGATAGCTGAAAAAGTAATCGTAACTTACCGAAAAGGGGAGTTAAACGGCCATGAAGCACAGATTAGTCAACTAATGAAGAGTAAAGCTGAATGCTATTTTCACACTTCGATAACGAAATTAGTTGCCGGTGCTAATCATGAAGAAATTGAAAGCGTTGAACTAACAAATCATCAAACAGGAGAAGTGACATATCTCCCGATCGACGAAGTGGTAATCAATCATGGATATGAACGAGATTCATCACTGCTTCAAAATAGTGATGTGCAAGTTTCATTAAAAGATCAATTTTATATATCAGGTAATGCAACTAGTGAATCTTCAATAGAAGGAATTTATGCGGCTGGTGATATTTTGGCTCATGATGGAAAGCTTCACTTAATTGCAGGTGCCTTTCAGGATGCTGCAAATGCTGTTAACAAAGCAAAGCAATATATTCAGCCTGATGCTACAAAAGTAGGAATGGTATCTTCTCATAATGAAGTATTTAAAGATCGTAATCGTGAATTGGTTAAAAGAATGATAAATTAA
- a CDS encoding NADH-dependent flavin oxidoreductase, producing MSNSFLSTYTLPNGIELKNRLIMAPMTNFSSHQDGTVTEEEVNYYARRSNGVSMVITACAYVTPNGKGFHGEFGADKDEMIPSLEKLATRIKEQGAKAVLQIFHGGRMCPPELVPNGEIVSASDIPAENGGVSTEEPEKKPRALTEAEVEDIIQAFGEATRRAIKAGFDGVEIHGANGYLIQQFFSPHSNRREDRFGGSLEKRMTFPLEVVDTVKKVVQEHAKEPFIVGYRFSPEEPETPGIAMDETLALVDALSNKGLDYLHVSLFDFFSTPRRGVEDLTKTRISYLQETINDRVPLIGVGSIYSAEDARKAFETGVPLLALGRELIIDPDWVQKVTDGKEDEIVTEINKDKQKELVIPDPLWNAIINTPGWFPGV from the coding sequence TTGAGTAACAGCTTTTTATCTACATATACATTACCTAATGGAATAGAATTAAAAAACCGTCTCATCATGGCTCCAATGACTAACTTCTCTTCTCATCAAGATGGAACTGTAACTGAAGAAGAAGTAAATTACTATGCACGCCGTTCTAATGGAGTAAGCATGGTCATTACTGCTTGTGCCTACGTTACGCCTAATGGCAAAGGATTTCATGGTGAATTTGGTGCAGATAAAGATGAAATGATCCCAAGCTTAGAAAAGCTGGCAACAAGAATTAAAGAGCAAGGTGCTAAAGCTGTTTTGCAAATTTTTCATGGCGGAAGAATGTGTCCTCCTGAATTAGTACCTAACGGTGAAATTGTTAGTGCAAGTGATATTCCAGCTGAAAACGGTGGGGTATCAACTGAAGAACCTGAGAAGAAACCAAGAGCCTTAACGGAAGCAGAGGTTGAGGATATCATTCAAGCCTTTGGCGAAGCAACACGTCGTGCGATTAAAGCAGGCTTCGATGGAGTAGAAATTCATGGTGCTAATGGTTACTTAATTCAACAGTTTTTCTCTCCACACTCTAATAGACGTGAAGATCGATTTGGTGGTAGCCTTGAAAAGCGAATGACTTTTCCTTTAGAAGTGGTTGATACAGTGAAAAAGGTTGTTCAAGAACATGCTAAAGAACCTTTTATTGTTGGCTACCGTTTTTCACCGGAAGAACCCGAAACACCTGGTATCGCAATGGATGAAACTCTAGCTCTTGTAGATGCTTTATCAAATAAAGGCCTTGATTATCTACATGTATCATTATTTGATTTCTTCTCAACACCTAGAAGAGGTGTGGAAGATTTAACAAAAACTAGAATCTCTTATCTTCAGGAAACAATTAATGATCGTGTACCACTAATTGGTGTAGGATCTATCTACTCAGCCGAGGATGCTCGTAAAGCCTTTGAAACAGGAGTACCTCTTCTTGCATTAGGAAGAGAACTTATCATTGATCCTGATTGGGTTCAAAAGGTAACAGACGGCAAAGAGGACGAAATTGTTACAGAAATAAATAAAGATAAACAAAAGGAACTCGTTATTCCTGACCCACTATGGAACGCGATTATCAATACACCAGGTTGGTTTCCTGGCGTTTAA
- a CDS encoding endo-1,4-beta-xylanase has protein sequence MLNVLRKPIISGLALALLLPVGMSTASAATTEKPSISALTAPQLDQRYKDSFTIGAAVEPSQLEGKDAVMLKRHYNSIVAENVMKPINIQPEEGKFNFKEADKIVKFAKENNMDLRFHALIWHSQVPEWFFLDKDGKKMVDEKDPVKRMKNKKLVLKRVENHVKTIVKRYKDDVKSWDVVNEVIDDGGGLRQSEWFKLTGTDFIKVAFETAHKYGGKDAMLYINDYNTEVESKRDDLYNLVVKLLEQGVPIDGVGHQSHIQLGWPTLQQTEDSINLFADLGLDNQITELDVSLYGWPPKPAYKTYGEIPAEVFKAQAERYDALFKLYEKLDDKISNVTFWGITDNHTWLDDRAEEYNDGVGKDAPFVFDPNYKVKPAYWAIIDHK, from the coding sequence ATGTTAAACGTATTACGTAAACCAATTATTTCTGGATTAGCCCTAGCCTTATTATTACCTGTAGGAATGAGTACTGCTTCTGCTGCTACTACGGAAAAACCTAGTATTAGTGCCTTAACAGCACCACAGTTAGACCAAAGATATAAAGACTCCTTTACAATCGGAGCTGCTGTAGAGCCAAGTCAATTAGAAGGTAAAGATGCAGTCATGTTGAAGCGCCATTATAACAGCATCGTTGCTGAGAATGTGATGAAGCCAATTAATATTCAGCCAGAAGAAGGAAAGTTTAACTTTAAGGAAGCTGACAAGATTGTTAAATTTGCAAAAGAAAATAATATGGACCTACGCTTCCATGCCCTTATCTGGCATAGCCAAGTTCCAGAGTGGTTCTTCCTTGATAAAGATGGGAAAAAAATGGTTGATGAAAAAGATCCTGTAAAACGTATGAAAAATAAAAAGCTAGTATTAAAACGTGTTGAGAATCATGTTAAAACGATTGTTAAGCGTTATAAAGATGATGTGAAATCTTGGGATGTTGTTAATGAAGTCATTGATGATGGCGGTGGTTTACGTCAATCAGAATGGTTTAAACTCACAGGAACTGACTTTATTAAAGTAGCGTTTGAAACTGCTCATAAATACGGTGGAAAAGATGCTATGCTTTATATTAATGACTATAATACAGAAGTAGAATCAAAAAGAGATGACTTATATAATTTAGTAGTAAAACTTTTAGAGCAGGGCGTGCCAATTGATGGTGTTGGACACCAATCACATATCCAGCTTGGATGGCCTACTTTACAACAAACAGAAGATTCTATCAATCTATTTGCAGATCTTGGTTTAGATAATCAAATTACAGAACTTGATGTAAGTCTTTATGGTTGGCCACCAAAACCGGCTTATAAAACATATGGTGAAATCCCAGCTGAAGTTTTTAAAGCTCAAGCAGAACGCTATGATGCATTATTTAAATTATACGAAAAACTAGATGACAAAATTAGTAACGTTACCTTCTGGGGAATTACTGATAACCATACATGGCTAGATGATCGTGCTGAGGAGTACAATGATGGCGTAGGAAAAGATGCACCATTTGTATTTGATCCGAATTACAAAGTAAAACCAGCTTACTGGGCAATAATTGATCATAAATAA
- a CDS encoding glycoside hydrolase family 43 protein: MSKLPQPKQPIVEHIFTADPSAHVFEGKIYIYPSHDLDHNEPSNDNGDQYKMEDYHVLSMDNFESPCIDHGEVLHVKDIPWAKKQLWAPDAAFKNNTYYLFFPARDHDDIFRIGVATSTNPAGPFTAQESYIPGSFSIDPAVLVDDDNKSYIYFGGLWGGQLEKWQTGKFNPNGEGPAASEPALGPMVAELEDDMLTFKSEPQEISIVDEDGHPILAGDEERRFFEGAWVHKYNDEYYLSYSTGTTHCIVYATSKNPQGPFTYKGKILTPVTGWTTHHSIVQFEDKWYLFYHDCSLSDGVDHKRSVKYAEIHYNEDGTIQTIDPYK; encoded by the coding sequence ATGAGTAAACTACCACAACCTAAACAACCTATCGTAGAACATATTTTTACTGCAGATCCTTCAGCACATGTATTTGAAGGCAAAATTTACATCTACCCTTCACATGACTTGGATCATAATGAACCTTCAAATGACAATGGTGATCAGTATAAAATGGAAGATTACCATGTATTATCAATGGATAACTTCGAATCTCCTTGTATTGATCATGGAGAGGTCCTTCATGTAAAGGACATTCCTTGGGCAAAGAAACAATTATGGGCACCTGATGCAGCATTCAAAAACAACACCTATTACTTATTTTTCCCGGCAAGAGATCATGATGATATTTTTAGAATTGGTGTTGCAACAAGCACAAATCCTGCTGGCCCTTTTACTGCTCAAGAGAGCTATATCCCAGGGAGTTTCAGTATAGATCCTGCAGTATTAGTAGATGATGACAACAAATCTTATATCTATTTCGGTGGTCTATGGGGAGGTCAGCTAGAAAAGTGGCAGACTGGAAAATTTAATCCAAATGGTGAAGGTCCTGCAGCATCAGAGCCAGCATTAGGTCCGATGGTAGCTGAGCTAGAGGATGATATGCTTACATTCAAATCTGAACCTCAAGAAATCTCAATTGTTGATGAAGATGGTCATCCAATCCTAGCTGGAGATGAAGAGAGAAGATTTTTCGAAGGAGCTTGGGTCCACAAATATAATGATGAGTATTATCTTTCCTATTCAACGGGAACAACTCACTGCATCGTTTATGCAACAAGCAAAAACCCACAAGGTCCATTCACGTATAAAGGAAAAATTCTTACTCCAGTAACAGGATGGACCACTCATCATTCAATTGTTCAGTTTGAAGATAAATGGTATCTATTTTATCATGATTGCTCTTTATCAGACGGAGTCGATCATAAACGCAGTGTGAAGTATGCAGAAATACACTACAATGAAGACGGCACTATTCAGACGATTGATCCTTATAAGTAA